TGCTAAAAAAAGGTGGCTTGCAGAAAGAAGATGTAGGTTTGATAGAAGTTAAAGATCAGTCCTCTTACGTGGCGGTTAAGCGTAAAATGGTGAAGCGTATTTTGGCTGCACTTGCTAACGAAAAAATAAAGAACAAAAAGGTAAAGATTGAAATAGCAATGTAATATGAGTAATAACGATATCTTTAAAAAGTTGCGTGTAGCACTGTCGCTTACGAACGATGATATACTGAAAATAATGGCTCTGGTAAATTTTAAAGTCAGCAAAAGCGAGCTTGGAGATATTTTTAGAAACAATGATCACCCCAATTTTAAGCCTTGCGGTGATCAGATTCTGCGTAATTTTTTAAATGGCCTTGTTATTTATAAGCGAGGACCAAGGCCTCCAAAGCAAGACTCAGGCATAGTAAAGGCTTAGATTCGCGTATCTAGTTCTTCGGCATGTGAATTGATCTTTTTTACCACTGTATCCAATTCGTGTGCTGAAGTAATAAGCATACTGAGTAGTTCTGGATCAATTATTTGATTAGGTGGATCAGTTTTTATGATTTCAACTAGCCCTAATATGTTACTTATCGGTTTTCTGATCTCATGCGAATTTGTCCAGGCTATTTCTTTTAGCCTTTGTTCATTTCTTAGGTCTCTGTCTATGTCAATCGCAATAACAATATAAGCATCCTTTTCTTTGAATTTTATAGAATGATGGGAGATGAGGACATAGAAAGAATCTCCATTTCTTTTTTGGTGAAGCCAGATTCCGGTTTCATGCCCTTCGTCGTGGGTTGAATTCAGGTATTTTTTTAATTTTATACGTTCATCCTTCGGACGGATGTCCATGGCCGTCATTTTAAGTAACTGTGGTCTACTATATCCGTACTTACTTACCATTACATCATTTACAGCAAGAAATTTGAAGCTAAACTTTTCCATTACATATATGGATCCTGGCGAAGC
This is a stretch of genomic DNA from Candidatus Pedobacter colombiensis. It encodes these proteins:
- a CDS encoding DUF1456 family protein, which codes for MSNNDIFKKLRVALSLTNDDILKIMALVNFKVSKSELGDIFRNNDHPNFKPCGDQILRNFLNGLVIYKRGPRPPKQDSGIVKA
- a CDS encoding PAS domain S-box protein; its protein translation is MEIQSGYATRRPFLFIILIYLTAGLAWLYLGSIMIGIVDRNNPHVDLRYLYTGKNITFLLFTAAALYFLLRDYQKRLLRAENNYFKLFEASPGSIYVMEKFSFKFLAVNDVMVSKYGYSRPQLLKMTAMDIRPKDERIKLKKYLNSTHDEGHETGIWLHQKRNGDSFYVLISHHSIKFKEKDAYIVIAIDIDRDLRNEQRLKEIAWTNSHEIRKPISNILGLVEIIKTDPPNQIIDPELLSMLITSAHELDTVVKKINSHAEELDTRI